CGCCTTCGCGGGCAACGAAGTTGACTCCACGCAGTGCTCGCACGGTGGTCTGGCCTTGCCGCCCGACGATTTTGTTCGTCAGGCGTCGGATTCCAGTTGCCTTGCTACCTGGATCGTTGGTGTTGACGGTGTATCGGACTTGGACGTTCTCGGCGATGATAGTGGGGTCCTGAACCTCAGAGTCGGCCATAGTTCTCTCTCCCCTCTCCAGAAGAACAGGAAACCGACGATGAGCAGACCGAAGGCCCAGACTGTGCCGACGATCCACATCTTCGGATCCGAATCGACTCCGTAGAGTAGTGAATCGCACCAGCGTGAGATAAGCATGCATGGGGTTGTACTGCATTGCCTCCAAGAGTGCCGGGTGATTCCCCAAACGGTCTTCGATTGAGAAGAACACTCCCGAGCCGTAGAGCCAGAATCGGCTGACAATCGACATGAAGTTCGTGAGGTCCGGGATCTTGTGGCCAAGACGCGCGAGGAAGCAGGCGAGACCGACGTTGAAGATCGTCTGCAAAATTATGACGGGAATGACGAGGAAGACACGCCAGGTGATGACTTCTAGCGGAGGCACGATTGCCAGCACGATGACCATGACGAGCAACGTCGGCATGAAGTCAAGGAAATTGCGGACAACAGT
Above is a window of Brevibacterium siliguriense DNA encoding:
- a CDS encoding ABC transporter permease, which codes for MPTLLVMVIVLAIVPPLEVITWRVFLVIPVIILQTIFNVGLACFLARLGHKIPDLTNFMSIVSRFWLYGSGVFFSIEDRLGNHPALLEAMQYNPMHAYLTLVRFTTLRSRFGSEDVDRRHSLGLRSAHRRFPVLLERGERTMADSEVQDPTIIAENVQVRYTVNTNDPGSKATGIRRLTNKIVGRQGQTTVRALRGVNFVAREG